TTTGCATAGAACAAGGGAGAAACGGCTTAAGGCTGATTCTGGCCATACTTATGGACGTTATCGCATGTTTGATTCCGATTTTATGTGTGTCCAGGTTCCAGCTGATCCTTTCTGTGGGATTGGCAGTTCTCACCTATATTGCGATGGAGCACAGGCTGAAGATCACTTATGGGGTGGGCCTGGCGATCGGTATGATTCCCATTTATGTGATCCTCACCATTGCAAGAGGTCATGATGTCTCCTATTTAAATGGTATTTTTCAGATGAAAAACAGCCAGATGCCCATATTTATCACCCAGCCTTATATGTACATTGCGAACAACTACGACAATTTCAACTGTCTGGTGGAGTGGCTTCCGTCTCATACCTTTGGTCTTCGGATGCTCTTTCCCTTATGGGCGCTTACAGGGCTTAAATTCCTTGTCCCGGCTCTTGTGGATTTTCCCATCTATGTGACAAAAGAGGAATTGACTACGGTTACCCTGTTTTATGATTCCTTTTATGATTTTGGAATCGTGGGTGTCCTGCTTTTTGGATGTATTCTTGGCGGAGTTGCGTTTTTCCTGGTGAAGATGGTAAAGCGTATCCGAAATCCCATCGGCTATCTGTTCTATGCCCAATTTGCCATGTATATGATCCTTTCTTTTTTCACGACCTGGTTCAGCAATCCCTCCACCTGGTTTTATTTTGTGATGACAGGGTTTTTATTCGTTTTCTGTTCGTGGAAGAACAATGGAAGACATGGATGACGTGGATGATAAATAAAAAAAGCTCCTGGAAAAAATCCGGGAGCTTTTTTTATATGTCATGATTAGAAGTCAAACTTTGGGTGTGCCGGAAGGTTCTTTCTCCTCCTTGGTAAGAGCAATGGCAGGGAGTTTTTTCTTTCTTCGCCGGCGGAAGAAGATAATGGCAGTGGCGGCTGCTGCTATGGGGAACCAGAATGGAATCGTAGTAATGATACCGATCGTAAGGCTTAACACGACATTCTTAAAAAGCTTAAGATTGCTTGTAAATCCATTACTTATGCGGGTACCGGCTGATTCCGGAGCAATGGGAGTAAATGTGGTGACCTCCCTGATACTGAGAGAAACCGTACTGTAATCCACCTGATTGTCGTAAAGCTTAAGCTGGGATTCCATGGATTCCAACTGATAGCGTATCTCAGAAAGCCTCTGCTGAAGGGTGATGACCGTATCAATTGATTCCGCCTTTTCAAGGAATTCCCACAGCTTTTCCTGCTCTATTTCCAGAGACTTCTTTCTGCTTTCCAGATCGCTGTACTGCAGTGTGACATCCTGGGTGGACTCGGATTTATTCGTGACATTTCCGTTTGTTTCTACTGTATCGATAAAGCTGTCAATTTGGTTAACGGGAACCCGGACAGTCATATTGGCAAACCTTGGACTCGGACTTCCCATACGGTCCTGCCGGCTGCCTGACATGTCGGACTGTTCCACATTTCCGCCAAGCTGTGTGATTTTGGACTGCAGGTTTGACAGTAGTGTTTCAAACTCATTCGTTTCCACGTTCATGGATATGTTCCGTATAAGCTTTCTTCCAGCCGGAAGCATCTGGCCGCCTCCGGCTTCGCTTGCCAGTGATGTTACCGACTTTTCCCCCGTCTCATTTTCATACTGGCTGTCTGCGCTAACCGAGTCATTTATCTCTGCAGGCATAGCACCCCCATAATCTGATGCGGCGTTCTGGGCCATTGTTGCGGACTTGCTTGAGCATGCACTTAAGCAGAGAACGAACAGAAGAGACGGAATAAATCCCCATTTTCTTATTCTCATTGAACCCCTCCTTTTATCAGCATATTTCTAAGAATCATGTGATATCCTTAGAATAGCATGACGCCTTGACCATTTCAACAAAGGCAGAGGAAGCTTAAGAAAAACTTATATATTTACACATTTTTAATAGTTTCAGATGGAGAAACGTGATAGTGTTTTTTATAGGCTCTGAAAAACGTTGAGTAGTTTTTAAAACCGCTGGCAAAGCATGCTTCGGTAACCGTCATTCCTGTTCTTAACAGATCCCTTGCCAAAGTCAGACGTTTTTCCGTGATATAATCAAACAGAGTGTAGCCGGTTTCCCCTTTGAATAAGTGCATCAGGTGATAACGGCTGATATAACAGGCCTCTGCAATTGTTTCCACGGTTATCTCCTCTGTTAAGTGATTGTTGATGTAGTCCATAATGTTAATAATGCGTCGGTCACCGGTGGAAGGGGGCAGGTATTGTACCCGGTTGGCCAGGGAGGCCCGGTTTAACTGGATCATGAATTCCAGAAAAACCACCTGGCAGTACAAATCTCTGGCATATCCGTCATGGGTACAGGCGTATTCCAGGTTCGCCAATGTGCGGTATATGCCGCTCTTTTCCATGGAATGAATCCGCAGGACGTGGGAGTGAAGCTCTTTCGATTTCTGAAAGCAGGTGCTCAAATCATAGCTGTCGGACCGGTAAGCCAGTAAGAAGCCGGGGGAAAGATAGACGATAATCCGTTCATAAGGCACCGAAGGATCGATGTCAGGCTTGTGAATATCGTTATGGCGGACCAGTATGATGTCGTAAGGCTTCAGTTTATAAGCGCATCCTTCAATCCGGTAAGTTACGGATCCACGTATGAATATGATAATTTTATCAAAATCATGGTAATGGTATTCAAAATCCTGTTTTTTTGTATCGGTCAGATGAAACAGACGGAAATCACTGTTTAAATATCCCCGCTTTTCGTAGTTGTCCATATCAATCTTAATCCTCCTGTATACTGCCTTTTATAATACAACATAATTTGCAATAAAAAAAGCATTATATTGATGGAAATGATAAATAGTGCTGTATATAATGGAGTATATAAAACAAATGTGCAGGAACAGAAGGAAGACAAGAATGAAAATAGTCGTGTTGGCGGGCGGTTATAGCCCGGAAAGAGAAGTCTCATTATCTTCAGGTGCGATGATCACAAACGCTCTGATAAAAAACGGACATGAGGTTTACCTGCTGGATTCTTATCTGGGAGTTGCTGACGGAGAAGCGGTCTGCTTTAAAAGCCTTAAAGATGGTACAGACTTTTCCTGGGAAATCGGAAGAAAGGTACCGGAGCTTGATCGTTTGAGCGAAGAACGAAAGGGGGAAGGATATATAGGAAACCGGGTCATTGAAATCTGCAGGCTGGCAGATGTAGTATTTCTGGCCCTGCACGGAGGGGCGGGAGAAAACGGACAGATACAAGCCGTTTTTGATGCTTACGGCATTTCCTATACCGGAACTGGTTATGAAGGGTGTTTAAAAGCCATGGATAAGCCTATGGCAAAACTCCTGATGAAGGCTTCAGGCATACCAACCCCGGATTGGCGTCTTTATACGAGAGGGGAGCCTTTGGAACCGTTTTCATTTCCCTGTGTGGTAAAGCCATGCGACTGCGGATCCAGTGTAGGTATTACCATGGTGGATAAGGAGGAACAATGGGAGCAGGCCCTTGATTCTGCTTTTGCCTATGAAGACCGGATACTGGCGGAAGTAAAAATTACTGGCAGGGAATTTTCTGTTGGTATCCTGGGAGAAAGGGCCCTTCCCTCAATCGAGATCATACCAAAGTCTGGGTTTTATGATTATGAAAATAAGTATCAGGCAGGCATGACAGAGGAGGTCTGCCCGGCAAGGCTGACAGAAAAAGAGGAGGAGGCCTTGGGTTTTATGGCTTTAAAGGTCCACCGCGCTCTGGGGCTTGGCTATTATTCCAGGGTGGATTTCTTCATGGAGGAAGATGGCAGTCTTTATTGTCTGGAGGCCAATACGCTGCCGGGAATGACGCCTTTCAGCCTTCTTCCGCAGGAGGCTAAGGCTGCCGGAATTTCATATTATGAGTTATGTGAGGATATTGCAAGACACGGGAAAGGAGTTTTATCATGAATATCACATTGGAAAAATACCATGGACTGGGCAATGATTATCTGATTTTTGATCCCAATAAAAATGAATTGGAGCTGACAGAGGAAAGTGTCCGGCTGATCTGCAACCGGAATTTTGGTGTCGGATCTGACGGGCTTTTGGTTGGTCCGATTCTGGGGCAGGATAAGCTGGAGCTAAAAATCTTAAACCCTGATGGAAGCGAAGCTGAGTTAAGCGGCAACGGAGTCCGGATCTTTGGAAAATACTTAAAGGATGCCGGATACGTACAGAAAAACCGCTTTATTGTCAATACATTAAGCGGGCAGCAGACGATCCAGTACTTAAATGAGACCGGGACCAAAATAAAGGTATCCATGGGAAAACTAAGCTTTTACAGCGATGAAATTCCTGTAACAGGACCGAGGAGAGAGGTACTGAATGAAACCATGATGTTTGGAAGCATCCCTTACCGGGTTACCTGTGTGACCATAGGCAATCCTCACTGCGTCATCTGGCTGAATGACATATCAAAGGAACTGGCCTGCCGGATCGGAAAGCATTCAGAAGCAGCTGATTATTTCCCGGAAAAGATTAATACGGAGCTTTTGAAGGTTGTGGACAGGACCAATATTGAAATTGAGATTTACGAACGGGGAGCCGGATATACCCTTGCCTCTGGAACCAGCGGCTGCGCGGCTGCTGGTGCGGCATACCGCATGGGGCTTACAGATCCCAAGATGTACGTGCACATGCCGGGAGGCGTGCTTGAGGTAGAGATTGAAAAGGATGGCAGCGTGCTTATGACAGGAGAAGTCGGTTACGTGGGAAGATTTACCCTTTCTCATGAAATGACGGAGGAGCTGCGGGCGCTCCGGTAAATAAATATAATGATAAACAAAACAGGCACGACGATCACCGTAAACTCAGAGCAGGAGAGAACTGCCCTGTCTGGGATAAACGGAGGATCGTAGTGCCTCTTTCGTGTTCCTGTTTCATGATCTGGGGCTGAACCGGTTGACGGAATTAGCGTTTTCATACTATAATATTACAATAATTTATATGGTCGCAGATAATGTGATGCAGGAGAGGCGGGGGCTTATGAATCTTATGTCGGCTGAAAATGTAGAAGCCGGTATTTACATAGTTAACCAGGATTACAGAATCATTTATCTCAATGATGCGGCTAAAACATATTATCCGGATTTAAGAGAAGGTATGTACTGTTATCAGGGGGTTGGGAAAGGACCAGAACCCTGTAAAGACTGTCCTGGTGCAGGGGGAAAGTCCGGGCATGTGATATTATATAATTCTGCCTCAGAGCTTTGGATGGATGTATCCTCAGGCACAATTGACTGGCCGGGACACAACGGATGCAAGCTGATCATGTTTCGGCCGGTGGCTGTAAAGAATAAGAATCTTTTTTATCATCTGACGGACAACACCGTTTATGATGAGCTTTTTGAATTGAACCTGGCAGCGAATTCCTATAGGATCCTGTTTCACCAGAAAGATAAGTTTAAGATTCCAAAGCTGGAAGGGCAGTTAGATGCCATGTGCCTGGAGGTGGCAGATTTCATGATTCATCCGGAAGACAGGGAGAAGTTCCTGGAATTCTGGGATGCGCCTACTCTGCTGGACCGCCTTCATGCCAATGGAAAGATCATTAGGGGAGAATTCCGCAGGCTGCTGGTGGACGGAAATTATTGCTGGACCAGTGTCATCGCTGTTTTGTTCCGGTGCGGGGATTGCGCGGACCCTATTATCATGAGTTATGTCCAGGATGTTGACATAAAAAAGAAGCAGGAAGAGGAAGATAAGAAAAAACTTAAGGAAAAGCGGGAAGAAACGGATTCCATGACAGGGCTTTTCCGATACGGTCCTTTTTTTGAGAAAGCGGAGCAGCTTTTAAAAGCTCAATCCGGCACAAGGTATTTTATGGTGGCCATTGACATTGAGCATTTTAAACTTTTTAACGAATGGTATGGGGAAGAGGAAGGGGACCGGTTCCTGATAAAGATCGGTAAATATTTAAAGTCCTTGGAACTGCTGTATGGGTCCATCGCAGGGTATATGGGAGGCGACGATTTTGTCGTCATACTTCCGGAAGATATCTCCATTTTAAAAAACCTGGAAGGCGAGATCAATTACTATGCCAGACAATATGGCGGTAATGCAGGATTTCTTCCGGCATTTGGCGTCTACCGGATCGAGGACCGCAGCCTTTCAGTCAGTATGATGTATGACAGGGCGGCCATCGCACTGAACTCCGTAAAGGGCAATTATGCCAAGAGAATAGGCTGGTATGACCCTGGCATGAAACAAAAGATGGAAAATGATCAGATCCTTCTCTCAGAAATTCAGAGCGCCCTGGAAAAGAAGGAGTTTATTTTTTACGTTCAGCCCCAGTGCAATATGCTTACAGGCAAGATCATCGGTCTGGAATCCCTGGTCAGATGGAGGCATCCCTTACGTGGGTTGATCTCTCCTGGAAAGTTCATACCGCTTTTGGAGCAGAATGGGTTTATTACATATCTGGATATTTATATCTGGGAGATGGTATGCAGACAGTTAAACATCTGGGGGAAGGCCGGGAAAAAGCTGATACCCATTTCCGTCAATATGTCCCGCATGGATATCTATGCCATTGATGTCGTGGAGAAATTCAAGGAATTGGTGGGCAAGTACGAGATCGATCCAAAATACTTGGAAATCGAGATTACGGAAAGCGCCTATGCAGAGGATGATGATAAGATGCAAAGGGTACTGGAAGACCTGCGCAGGGCAGGCTTTCCGGTGTTCATGGATGACTTTGGAAGCGGTTATTCCTCACTTAACATGCTCAAAGATGTCAATGTCGATGTCATTAAGATCGACACCAAATTCCTGGATATGAATGAGAACAGCCAGAGCCGTGGAATGGGAATTTTAGAGACCATTGTGAGAATGGCAAGGGTCATGCAGATGAAGATCATTGCGGAAGGAGTCGAAACAAAGGATCAGGTAGATTTTTTAAGAAATATCGGCTGTATTTACGGGCAGGGATATTATTATTATAGGCCGCTTCCTGTGGAAGAAGCGGAGCAGCTCCTGATGCAGGAGGATCACGTGGATTACGGGGGGATCCAGGCCCGCCAGTTGGGGCAGCTGAAACTGGAGGATTTATTTAATGAGAACATCACCAGTGAGGCGATGTTAAATAACATGCTTGGAGCAATCGCCCTGTATGAAGTGTATGAGGACCGGTGCGAGGTTCTCCGGGTAAATCAGGAATATTACCGCATTACAGGAGATAATCCGGTGGATATGGAAGACCGCAGGTGGTTTCTCTTAAACCGGATCTATAAAGATGACAGAGACTGGGTTTT
This genomic stretch from Lacrimispora sphenoides harbors:
- a CDS encoding AraC family transcriptional regulator gives rise to the protein MDNYEKRGYLNSDFRLFHLTDTKKQDFEYHYHDFDKIIIFIRGSVTYRIEGCAYKLKPYDIILVRHNDIHKPDIDPSVPYERIIVYLSPGFLLAYRSDSYDLSTCFQKSKELHSHVLRIHSMEKSGIYRTLANLEYACTHDGYARDLYCQVVFLEFMIQLNRASLANRVQYLPPSTGDRRIINIMDYINNHLTEEITVETIAEACYISRYHLMHLFKGETGYTLFDYITEKRLTLARDLLRTGMTVTEACFASGFKNYSTFFRAYKKHYHVSPSETIKNV
- a CDS encoding O-antigen polymerase; its protein translation is MSVYLISYGASFLFARAGFYWLSGIILILAALFLYWRDYRRTENIIHLRGLFSLFWVGGEGIACFKLSELSFDWNIITWLCFLVAFLGFWVTFEFFAKLQGESGGQRSSWFSFKGYERPLFLSMVFVTFVSLAGFIVEAAVLGFIPFFVKGVPHAYSTFHITGIHYFTVSCVLVPALSVLYFCIEQGRNGLRLILAILMDVIACLIPILCVSRFQLILSVGLAVLTYIAMEHRLKITYGVGLAIGMIPIYVILTIARGHDVSYLNGIFQMKNSQMPIFITQPYMYIANNYDNFNCLVEWLPSHTFGLRMLFPLWALTGLKFLVPALVDFPIYVTKEELTTVTLFYDSFYDFGIVGVLLFGCILGGVAFFLVKMVKRIRNPIGYLFYAQFAMYMILSFFTTWFSNPSTWFYFVMTGFLFVFCSWKNNGRHG
- a CDS encoding EAL domain-containing protein; this encodes MNLMSAENVEAGIYIVNQDYRIIYLNDAAKTYYPDLREGMYCYQGVGKGPEPCKDCPGAGGKSGHVILYNSASELWMDVSSGTIDWPGHNGCKLIMFRPVAVKNKNLFYHLTDNTVYDELFELNLAANSYRILFHQKDKFKIPKLEGQLDAMCLEVADFMIHPEDREKFLEFWDAPTLLDRLHANGKIIRGEFRRLLVDGNYCWTSVIAVLFRCGDCADPIIMSYVQDVDIKKKQEEEDKKKLKEKREETDSMTGLFRYGPFFEKAEQLLKAQSGTRYFMVAIDIEHFKLFNEWYGEEEGDRFLIKIGKYLKSLELLYGSIAGYMGGDDFVVILPEDISILKNLEGEINYYARQYGGNAGFLPAFGVYRIEDRSLSVSMMYDRAAIALNSVKGNYAKRIGWYDPGMKQKMENDQILLSEIQSALEKKEFIFYVQPQCNMLTGKIIGLESLVRWRHPLRGLISPGKFIPLLEQNGFITYLDIYIWEMVCRQLNIWGKAGKKLIPISVNMSRMDIYAIDVVEKFKELVGKYEIDPKYLEIEITESAYAEDDDKMQRVLEDLRRAGFPVFMDDFGSGYSSLNMLKDVNVDVIKIDTKFLDMNENSQSRGMGILETIVRMARVMQMKIIAEGVETKDQVDFLRNIGCIYGQGYYYYRPLPVEEAEQLLMQEDHVDYGGIQARQLGQLKLEDLFNENITSEAMLNNMLGAIALYEVYEDRCEVLRVNQEYYRITGDNPVDMEDRRWFLLNRIYKDDRDWVLNIFENAYSNPIRGGEGIFRQYRLSGELMWVHLRVFFLREQDEHRLYYGAVRDATEQMEQRQKLEASQKILGDVLRLSGRDLSFERLPDRHAAISMMESYVMRRRFQPSALVLFEILGPEDISRKGCKAEKPIFAPYVDCLKRFFREDDIICLNGVYEAMVLCKNIRSSDMEHKLKRVANALTRELKGNEKDPLFWINTAFAVIEAQEKNFEDCCDKARLALIQSSKISDRESVKLE
- a CDS encoding DUF4349 domain-containing protein translates to MRIRKWGFIPSLLFVLCLSACSSKSATMAQNAASDYGGAMPAEINDSVSADSQYENETGEKSVTSLASEAGGGQMLPAGRKLIRNISMNVETNEFETLLSNLQSKITQLGGNVEQSDMSGSRQDRMGSPSPRFANMTVRVPVNQIDSFIDTVETNGNVTNKSESTQDVTLQYSDLESRKKSLEIEQEKLWEFLEKAESIDTVITLQQRLSEIRYQLESMESQLKLYDNQVDYSTVSLSIREVTTFTPIAPESAGTRISNGFTSNLKLFKNVVLSLTIGIITTIPFWFPIAAAATAIIFFRRRRKKKLPAIALTKEEKEPSGTPKV
- the dapF gene encoding diaminopimelate epimerase, with product MNITLEKYHGLGNDYLIFDPNKNELELTEESVRLICNRNFGVGSDGLLVGPILGQDKLELKILNPDGSEAELSGNGVRIFGKYLKDAGYVQKNRFIVNTLSGQQTIQYLNETGTKIKVSMGKLSFYSDEIPVTGPRREVLNETMMFGSIPYRVTCVTIGNPHCVIWLNDISKELACRIGKHSEAADYFPEKINTELLKVVDRTNIEIEIYERGAGYTLASGTSGCAAAGAAYRMGLTDPKMYVHMPGGVLEVEIEKDGSVLMTGEVGYVGRFTLSHEMTEELRALR
- a CDS encoding D-alanine--D-alanine ligase family protein codes for the protein MKIVVLAGGYSPEREVSLSSGAMITNALIKNGHEVYLLDSYLGVADGEAVCFKSLKDGTDFSWEIGRKVPELDRLSEERKGEGYIGNRVIEICRLADVVFLALHGGAGENGQIQAVFDAYGISYTGTGYEGCLKAMDKPMAKLLMKASGIPTPDWRLYTRGEPLEPFSFPCVVKPCDCGSSVGITMVDKEEQWEQALDSAFAYEDRILAEVKITGREFSVGILGERALPSIEIIPKSGFYDYENKYQAGMTEEVCPARLTEKEEEALGFMALKVHRALGLGYYSRVDFFMEEDGSLYCLEANTLPGMTPFSLLPQEAKAAGISYYELCEDIARHGKGVLS